From Diaminobutyricibacter sp. McL0608, one genomic window encodes:
- a CDS encoding ABC transporter permease, whose product MSTPTAVLDRFQVKRRAARSRVLKPWYKNGSLVAGIGVIGFLVLVAIFAPVLAPYDPIKQDLQNALANPGAAHWLGTDKYGRDVLSRLIWGARVDLRIGFLAVIIPFVVGSTIGALAGYFGGWFDAVVMRVVDIFFAFPFYVMVIVLVFVLGSGEASIYLAIAAVSWVSYAKIVRGEVLVAKEQDWVTAAKLGGMSHPRILVKHIGPNVLSQAIIYGTSDVVMDIMAIVTLGYLGLGIAPPTAEWGSMILDGQEFITTHWEQATIPGLVVVVVSLGMSWLGDGLSDLLNPERRK is encoded by the coding sequence ATGAGCACACCGACAGCCGTACTCGACAGGTTCCAGGTGAAACGCCGCGCGGCACGGTCGCGCGTACTCAAGCCCTGGTACAAGAACGGGTCGCTCGTGGCCGGCATCGGCGTGATCGGTTTCCTGGTCCTGGTCGCGATCTTCGCCCCGGTGCTCGCACCGTACGACCCGATCAAACAAGATCTGCAGAACGCGCTGGCGAACCCCGGCGCGGCGCACTGGCTCGGCACCGACAAGTACGGCCGGGATGTGCTGTCGCGGCTCATCTGGGGCGCCCGCGTCGACCTTCGCATCGGTTTCCTCGCCGTGATCATCCCCTTCGTCGTCGGATCGACCATCGGCGCCCTCGCCGGCTACTTCGGCGGATGGTTCGACGCGGTCGTGATGCGCGTCGTGGACATCTTCTTCGCCTTCCCCTTCTACGTGATGGTCATCGTGCTCGTCTTCGTGCTCGGCTCCGGTGAGGCGAGCATCTACCTGGCGATCGCTGCGGTCTCGTGGGTGTCGTACGCGAAGATCGTCCGCGGCGAAGTACTCGTGGCCAAAGAGCAGGACTGGGTCACGGCCGCGAAGCTCGGCGGGATGTCGCACCCGCGCATCCTCGTCAAGCACATCGGCCCGAACGTGCTCTCCCAGGCCATCATCTACGGCACGAGCGACGTCGTGATGGACATCATGGCGATCGTCACCCTCGGCTACCTCGGTCTCGGAATCGCGCCGCCCACAGCAGAGTGGGGTTCGATGATCCTCGACGGCCAGGAATTCATCACGACGCACTGGGAGCAGGCGACGATACCCGGCCTGGTGGTGGTCGTCGTCAGCCTCGGCATGTCGTGGCTCGGCGATGGCCTCTCCGACCTCCTGAACCCGGAAAGGCGGAAGTAG
- a CDS encoding ABC transporter permease, with amino-acid sequence MIQRLRFVPARLLQAVPVIFGVTLLVFFMAHLLPGDPAVAILGEHATQDRVTALRAQLGLDQPIWVQYFLFVGRLVQGNLGTSLTYQQPVSGLVLAAIPVTLSLLLFAVVLCLLLSVPLAGIAASAPGRGRDFGVRVYTLIGQGMPQFWVGIMLILLFAVNLHIFPVGGFGDTPLDHIYYLALPALTLAIAMSPTIIRSLRSSTINVLGSEYVATARSKGSGGLHLFRGHVLRNAAIPTISILGVNLGYLVGGSLVIEKVFALPGLGSLMINAIFSRDFPTIQAVALFVALFVVIVGILTDIVYTALDPRVDLNAKVAR; translated from the coding sequence ATGATCCAACGTCTTCGATTCGTGCCCGCGAGACTCCTGCAGGCCGTGCCGGTGATCTTCGGCGTGACACTGCTCGTGTTCTTCATGGCGCACCTCCTTCCGGGCGATCCGGCCGTCGCGATCCTCGGTGAGCACGCGACGCAGGACCGGGTCACCGCGCTGCGAGCGCAGCTCGGTCTCGACCAGCCCATCTGGGTGCAGTACTTCCTCTTCGTCGGCCGGCTCGTGCAGGGCAACCTCGGCACGAGCCTCACCTACCAGCAGCCGGTGTCCGGCCTGGTGCTCGCAGCCATCCCGGTCACGCTGTCGCTGCTGCTCTTCGCGGTGGTGCTGTGCCTGCTCCTCAGCGTTCCGCTCGCCGGAATCGCCGCGAGCGCACCCGGCCGGGGACGCGACTTCGGGGTGCGGGTCTACACGCTGATCGGCCAGGGGATGCCGCAGTTCTGGGTGGGAATCATGCTCATCCTCCTGTTCGCGGTGAACCTCCACATCTTCCCCGTCGGCGGTTTCGGCGACACGCCGCTCGATCACATCTACTACCTGGCCCTGCCGGCTCTCACGCTGGCGATCGCGATGTCCCCCACGATCATCCGCAGCCTGCGCTCGTCGACGATCAACGTGCTCGGTTCCGAATACGTCGCGACGGCACGCTCCAAAGGCTCCGGCGGCCTGCACCTGTTCCGCGGCCACGTGCTGCGCAACGCGGCCATCCCGACGATCTCGATCCTCGGAGTCAATCTCGGCTATCTCGTCGGCGGTTCGCTCGTCATCGAGAAGGTCTTCGCGCTCCCCGGCCTCGGCTCGCTGATGATCAACGCGATCTTCAGCCGCGACTTCCCCACGATCCAGGCGGTCGCCCTCTTCGTGGCGCTGTTCGTCGTGATCGTCGGCATCCTCACCGACATCGTCTATACCGCCCTCGACCCCCGGGTCGACCTCAACGCGAAGGTGGCGCGATGA